TCATACAATATGATCTGTGAAAAATATCACatttaaaattctgcatttctgaaaTCAAGAAAGGAACAGATTTGTGGATAGAATTCCTAGCCAGAAATAATTGCATTGAAGGAGTCCCCAAGTGGGCTGAAATTGCTAACTTGAAAATATGCACAAAGTAAGAGAAAGTAAACCAAGGTTAACAGAGCAACATTTTTttggcacctggggggctcagttaagtgtctgactcttgattttggctcaggttatgatttcagggtcctgggctggagccctgtgttgggctctgccgtcagcgggagtctgcttgagattctctctctccctctccctctgccccttcccccctgctctctctctctttcaaataaataaataaatctttaaaaaaataaaagggcaacatgttaattcattttctccctttgtaCTTTTTAGAACTTTCTCATTTGTTTGAAGCAAATAAAACTTTCTGGACCATGTCCTTAAAGGCCTGTTTCACTTGCTGGTTCCTTAGTGTATAAATAAAGGGATTCAATAAGGGGGCAACTGAGGTATTGAGCACAGCTACTCCTTTGCTTAAAGTCACTCTGTCATTTGCTGATGGTTTTATGTACATGAAGATGCAGCTACCATAAGAGATGGAAACTACAATCATGTGGGAAGAACAGGTAGAAAAGGCTTTAgtcctttgctgagcagaaggGAATTTGAGAATTGTCTTGATAATGTAGCCATAGGAGAGAATCACTAACATCAATGTGACCATTAGTGTCACCACAGccaagaaaaaggacattagctCTAGAAAATGTGTATCTGAACAAGAGATCTGCAGGATGGGAGAAGAATCACAAATAAAATGATCAATGACATTGGAAGCACAGAATTCCAGCTTGAGTCCCAAGATGATTGGAGGA
This Ursus arctos isolate Adak ecotype North America unplaced genomic scaffold, UrsArc2.0 scaffold_21, whole genome shotgun sequence DNA region includes the following protein-coding sequences:
- the LOC125282628 gene encoding olfactory receptor 6C75-like, which produces MRNHSMKTEFILLGLTDDPELQVVIFLFLFFTYLLSVTGNLTIIILTLLDFHLKTPMYFFLRNFSFLEISFTTVCIPRFLVSLVTKDRTISYMSCMTQLFFFIFLGVTEFYLLAAMSYDRYVALCKPLHYTTVMSNKVCYQLVLSSWVTGFLITFPPIILGLKLEFCASNVIDHFICDSSPILQISCSDTHFLELMSFFLAVVTLMVTLMLVILSYGYIIKTILKFPSAQQRTKAFSTCSSHMIVVSISYGSCIFMYIKPSANDRVTLSKGVAVLNTSVAPLLNPFIYTLRNQQVKQAFKDMVQKVLFASNK